One Ignavibacteriales bacterium genomic region harbors:
- a CDS encoding fibronectin type III domain-containing protein has product MKTHSLILTTLVISIILIGSLLITGCDNNSTSTEKTALSPVTNLKAYSAGNTSVGLTWTASSSENVSDFGEYSIDIKNPAGVIVASTSASKGDTDFVVISLTEGVIYTFEMTAIVIEGATNYKNSTPVTVKWSPAQRLNSDDIGVDIKVYETSSSSSFGSGLILYHPTAHKPKVVSIGNPGADSSYIDLYLKTSTTTPGSVTLQSASLFKSAWRLTRFSTVNRNVETLDNAQLAPPDTNTYSLTAIQFDSTAAVSTSRIYYVKGDNGNYGRILVQRASNGTLIWGTTPEQYLNLKISFQTVAYNPYSKQSR; this is encoded by the coding sequence ATGAAAACTCATTCATTAATATTGACAACGTTAGTTATAAGCATCATTTTGATCGGTTCCCTGCTGATCACCGGATGCGACAATAACTCTACAAGCACAGAGAAAACAGCGCTATCGCCGGTAACTAATTTAAAAGCATATTCTGCAGGCAATACATCAGTTGGATTAACATGGACTGCCTCATCTTCAGAGAATGTATCTGATTTCGGTGAATATTCAATAGATATCAAAAATCCGGCTGGTGTCATCGTAGCATCGACCAGCGCTTCAAAAGGAGACACAGATTTCGTTGTAATAAGTCTAACTGAAGGTGTAATTTATACATTCGAAATGACCGCTATAGTTATTGAAGGTGCAACAAATTATAAAAACAGCACGCCTGTAACCGTAAAATGGTCACCCGCCCAGCGGTTAAACTCGGATGATATCGGAGTTGATATTAAAGTTTATGAAACATCAAGTTCCAGCAGTTTCGGCAGCGGTTTAATTTTATATCATCCCACTGCTCATAAACCGAAAGTAGTTTCAATTGGAAATCCGGGTGCTGACAGTTCGTATATAGATTTATATTTAAAAACCAGCACTACAACTCCCGGCTCAGTAACATTACAGAGCGCTTCGTTATTTAAATCCGCTTGGCGTTTAACGCGATTTTCAACTGTCAACCGGAATGTAGAAACTTTGGATAATGCTCAACTGGCACCTCCAGACACAAACACCTACAGCTTAACAGCTATCCAATTTGATTCTACAGCAGCCGTTTCAACATCACGGATTTATTATGTAAAAGGTGATAACGGAAATTATGGTCGCATTCTTGTTCAACGTGCTTCCAACGGGACCTTAATCTGGGGTACTACTCCTGAACAATATCTGAATCTCAAAATATCATTCCAAACTGTCGCGTACAATCCATATTCTAAACAAAGTAGATAA